The following are encoded in a window of Harmonia axyridis chromosome 7, icHarAxyr1.1, whole genome shotgun sequence genomic DNA:
- the LOC123684260 gene encoding pickpocket protein 28-like has product MACTNVTVKSDSNENKVDKTTSKSIKQYIRQYCENSSIQGLFYFSTESSFLEGCWWTIVFILCLSGCFVMIKEIVDKWNNSPVLFSLATIETPIFKVPFPAVSICPETKISKRCLNYSKVLRFRNNGSLESISEQEMNYFDHMAPLCRLENHINSSQDRDLDDYISFLDKCKSVNLQQAFCEWKGKIVNCSKILHPLITDDGLCYSFNMLNIRDIYSDVNQMDYYQEHKKHSIWNVESGYPANKTTNIFPRRIFGIGAMNSLVVTFFTKKSDVYASCQDFSLQGLKVSIHLPSTIPRPNQVSFTAGFDEVSSVAIKVDMTTTTKEVKNYSPAKRKCYFREERKLKYFKFYSQSNCDMECWTNYTIQECGCVHFYMPRDKNTTICKLSEVQCLHNAQDSYALSIFPMEYRHGEITKGKLDKNCNCLPSCADINYLTEISKSKWSWGNAQGIHARYFKKYSKEYHASAVRVFFKTSQFFATEKSELYGATSFLSNAGGILGLFLGFSSVSLVELIYFSSIKLIENRRKYGTVFGNWKQQK; this is encoded by the exons ATGGCTTGTACGAATGTCACTGTTAAATCCGATAGTAATGAAAATAAAGTAGATAAGACAACGTCTAAGAGTATCAAACAGTACATAAGACAATACTGCGAAAACTCCAGTATCCaaggattattttatttttcaacagaaTCATCTTTCCTTGAAGG ATGCTGGTGGACCATCGTTTTCATATTATGCCTAAGCGGGTGCTTTGTCATGATAAAAGAGATCGTCGATAAATGGAACAATTCCCCTGTTCTTTTCTCTCTTGCAACTATTGAGACACCTATTTTCAAGGTACCTTTCCCAGCTGTTTCCATCTGTCCAGAGACGAAGATTTCGAAGAGGTGCTTGAACTATTCCAAAGTACTCAGGTTCAGGAATAATGGGAGCCTAGAAAGCATATCCGAACAGGA gatgaATTACTTTGACCATATGGCACCGCTTTGTAGGCTAGAAAATCATATTAATTCGAGCCAGGATCGAGATTTAGACGATTATATTTCCTTTCTCGATAAG TGTAAAAGTGTCAATCTGCAACAGGCATTCTGTGAGTGGAAGGGAAAAATAGTAAACTGTTCAAAAATTCTACACCCACTTATCACTGACGATGGTCTTTGTTATTCATTCAATATGTTGAACATAAGGGATATCTACAGTGATGTAAA CCAGATGGATTACTACCAAGAACATAAAAAGCATTCAATATGGAATGTAGAGAGTGGTTACCCCGCCAATAAAACGACTAATATTTTTCCACGACGTATCTTTGGAATTGGAGCCATGAACTCCCTAGTTGTTActtttttcaccaaaaaatcCGATGTATACGCCTCCTGTCAAGATTTTTCACTGCAAGGTCTAAAG GTCTCCATTCATCTTCCTTCAACAATTCCTCGACCTAACCAAGTGTCATTCACTGCCGGATTCGATGAAGTCTCTTCAGTTGCCATCAAAGTAGATATGACGACAACTACGAAAGAGGTCAAAAATTACAGTCCTGCAAAAAGAAAATGCTATTTCAGGGAAGAAAGAAAGCTTAAGTACTTTAAATTTTACAGTCAGAGCAACTGTGATATGGAGTGTTGGACGAATTATACCATACAAGAATGTGGTTGTGTACATTTTTACATGCCGA GAGATAAAAACACAACTATTTGTAAACTTTCGGAGGTACAGTGTCTACATAATGCTCAAG ATTCCTATGCTTTATCTATTTTTCCAATGGAATACCGTCATGGTGAGATAACGAAAGGAAAGCTTGATAAGAATTGTAACTGTCTACCTTCTTGTGCTGATATCAACTATTTGACAGAGATTTCGAAGAGCAAATGGAGTTGGGGAAATGCCCAAGGAATTCATGCTAGATACTTCAAAAAATACTCCAAAGA gtatcATGCCTCAGCTGTAAGAGTGTTTTTCAAGACTTCGCAATTTTTTGCAACAGAAAAGAGTGAATTATATGGGGCTACTTCTTTTTTATCCAATGCTGGAGGAATTTTAGGACTTTTTCTTGGATTCTCGTCCGTATCATTAGTAGAACTAATTTATTTCTCATCTATCAAACTTATAGAGAACAGGAGAAAGTATGGAACAGTATTTGGCAATTGGAAGCAacagaaatga